The DNA region CTCGACGTGCAGCTCGTCCCGGAAGGAATCCATGGCCTCGGCCGAGGTCAGGTTGATCAGCGAGCCTGTCTCCTCGGCAAGCTGCGAGGCCTGCAGCGAGTATTGCTGCAGCGAGCTGCCTAGCTCTAAAAACTCGGGCTCTCGTTCCTGGATGGTGCGAGCAAGCCGGGCGTCCAGCTTCGGCAGCTCGGATTCACACCGCTCTAAAAACGCCTGCGCGCGTGGAATATCTACTGTAAACGTTTCATTTTCGCTCATGCAGTCTCCAGCCGACTAGAGGAATCGAATCTCCGCCCGAGCCTTTTCCCGGGTGAGGGGCGTAATCTTGACCGAGACGGGCTTGTCGAAGAAGTCCGCAGCGCCCTTGATGATGCCCTCGAAATACTCGAACAGGCCGCGCCCCGATGTGTACTCCATCACCAGTGTATCGCCCTTGTCGTCATAGGTGAAGCGCGGGGGTTGGATGCCGGGATAATCCTTGGTCAGCTGCTCGTGCACCCGATCCATGTCCAGGTACAGCTCCTTCAGGTTCTCATGCTTGAAGTAGCGGCGGTACATTTTCTTGAACTTCGGCACGGTATACTTGCCGAATGCGATGAAGACGTCTTTCGTGCTCGTATTCGTGGCTTGGCCCACTTCGTGCGCCATCTGCTTGAGCACCTGATCCGGATAGTTGACGCCGGGCAGAAACACGGGGTTGCCCAGGGCATTCGAAACCTTTGCCGAAATCTTCTCCCCGTAATGTTCGTGGATAAAGTCCTGCATCATCTTGGGCAGCACGCCGCGCATCTGACCTTCGGACTTCCAGAACTTGGTCTGATCGTCCGCATTGCCGGCCAGGCTGACGGCAAGACCCAGAAGCTCCTGAGCCAGCTTGGTCATGGACTTGGTGGCGTCGGCCGTCTGGAGCGCGCCCTCCTCGGAATCTCGCGCGATGGTGGCGATTTCCTCCACGGACTGGTTGATCTCGTCGGCCGCTGCTGACTGTTGCTCCGCGGCCGTGGCGATCTGCGTGATCCGCTCCACCATGTTCTCGATGGCCCCGAGAATGGTCTCCAGGGCCTGGCCGGCGCGATTGGAGAGCTCCGTGGATTGATGCACCTGCTCCTCGGTGACGCGCATGGATTCCGTGGCCTCGGTGGCCCGCGACTGGATGGTGGATATGGAAGCCTCCACCTCCTTGGTGGCGGCCATGGTCTTCTCGGCAAGCTTGCGCACCTCGTCGGCCACCACGGCAAAGCCTCTGCCCGCCTCTCCGGCGCGCGCGGCCTCGATGGCCGCGTTCAGGGCCAGCAGGTTCGTCTGGTCGGCGATGTCGTTAATCACGCCTATGATCTGGCCGATCTGGCTGGACTGCTCACCGAGCTGGTCGAGCACGGTGGAGAGCTTTTCGGTATGGCTGGAAACGCGGTGGATGCCGTCCACGGCCTGGCCCACGAGCTGGGCGCCCTCACTGGCTGAGCGGCGCGCTCCGTCCGCGGCCTCGGACGTGGCCGATGCGTTTTGCGCAACCTCCAACACAGTGGCTGCCATCTCCTCCATGGCCGTGGCCACAGACTCGGACTGATCCTTCTGCTGCTGAGCCCCTCGCGCCTGCTCATCGGCCGAGGCGTAAAGCTGCTCGCCCGCGGCGGCAACGCGCTGGGCCAGGCCGCTGATCTGTGAGCCGATCTCCAGGAGCCGCGCCTGTTGTCCCTGCAGGTCCTTGCACTCCTGAGCGATGGATTCGGCGTCCGCCAGACTGATGATGAGCATGGGCTCTTGCCCGGTCGTGGGCAGCCAGTCGGCATGGATGATGAGCCGGAGATGCCGGGCCGGAGTCTGCAGGTTCACCTGCAGGCCATGCGTATCGCCGCGGAGAATGTCCGCAGCGTCATCTCCCAGCACCGAGGTGATGAGCTCGCCCTGGATGCGCGAAATCGGCTTGTCCACCAGGTCAGCGAAACCGCGGCTGACCAGACGGATGCCCCCTTCCTGATCTACGATGGCCAGCGGAGTTCCGGAGTCGGTAATGGTCGTCGCCTCCAGGAGAAAACGCTCCTTGCCGGATGCTGTGGCCAGGGAGTTCCGCAGCATCGCCGCCGCGCCATCGAGCGTTTTGGCCGAGGCCGGAACGGCTTCGGGACCGAGCAGGCCCTCGGTTTCGTCCACAAACCGCCCCACGTTTTTTCGAATATAGCCGAAAACGAAAATTGTGCCGATCAGACCGACCGCGGCGGCACCCGCCGCAACCCACCAGCCGCTACTACCGCCTCCTGCGACAACGCCGGCAAACATCAAAGCACACAGTGCAAGACCAAGTACAAGTATGCATGTGCCAATATCTGCGTATCCTGTTTCACGACCATCCATTTCCATCCGCCTTGCTCCTGTTAATTGAGCTCTGGTTCCGCTTTTTGGCTATCCAACGGCGCCTTTCCCGGCCAACATGGCTCTCTATAGGAAACAGCGAAACGATACGGCAATACGTATCTGTTGGCAATTGAGCAAATATTCCAGCCGGCTCATGCGCCGAACAGCCGCTTTTGCAAATCGGCCAAAGTCTCCGGAACAATTACCCCTTGCTCGGACTTTTTGGACATGGGGCAGAAGATCGGCTTCCAGCCCAGACGCCGGGCCTGCTCCAGGCGGATGTCGTGGCCGGAAACCGGACGAATGCGGCCGTTGAGGTCCAGCTCGCCCCAGAACACCGCCGCTGGCGGCAGGGGCCGGTCATAGTAGGATGAGAGCACCGCGGCCACCAGGGCAAGGTCCATGCCGGGGTCCTGCATGCGCATGCCGCCTGCGGTCTTGGCATAGATGTCCCATTGGCCCAGGTTGACGGAAAGGCGCTTCTCCAGCACGGCCAGCAGGAGGTTCAGCCGGTTCACATCCACACCCAGGCCGGTGCGCCGCGGCATGGCCAGGTAGCTCTTGGCAGCCAGGGCCTGCACCTCCACGGCAAAGGGCCGGTTGCCCTCCACGGCCATGGCCAGGGCCGAGCCGGACAGGGAAGGATCGCGGTCCTCCAGGAACAGGGTCGACGGGTCCGTGACCTCGGCCAGCCCCTCGCGCTCCATGGAGAAGACGGCCAGCTCGCGGTCGGAGCCGAAACGGTTCTTAAGCACGCGCAGGATACGGTGGGTGTTCTGCTTGTCCCCCTCCATGGCCAGCACCGTGTCCACCATATGCTCCAGCAGCTTGGGCCCGGCAATGTGGCCCTCCTTGGTCACGTGGCCCACCAGGACGATGGCGAAACCGCGGACCTTGGCCAGCTCCAGGCACTCGGCGGCTACGGCGCGCACCTGCCCCACGCTGCCGGGCAGGCCGTCCGTCCGGGGCGAGGCCACGGTCTGCACGGAGTCGAGGATCACCAGCCGCTGCTCGCCGGACTCCAGCGCAGGCAAGGCGTCCTCCAGCCTGCTTGTGGCCAGCGCCTCCAGACCGGGCGACAAGGCGCCGAGCCGTTCGGCGCGGCCGCGAAGCTGCCCCAGGGACTCCTCGCCGGAGATGTAGAGCACGCCCTTGCCTGCCTTGGCCAGTGCGCCGGCAAGCTGGAGAAGCAAAGTGGATTTACCTACCCCGGGCGGACCACCCAGGAGCACGGCGGAGCCGGGGGCGAGGCCGCCGCCCAAAAGGCGGTCGAGACCTCCCAGGCCGGTGGGTTCCGGTTTGGAGATGTCGGGAGAGAGATCGCCCAGAACGACGGGCGCGCCGGGCAGACCGGAGCCGGGCGGCGGAGCCGGCCTCGGGGGCCTTCCGGAGCCGGAGGAAGTGGTACGAGTTCTGTCGACGGTTTCCGAGAGTGTGTTCCACTCCCGGCATGTGGGGCACTGTCCGCGCCATTGCGGCGTACGCGCGCCGCATGAGCTGCAGACGTACACCGTGCGCTCTTTCGCCAAGGCTTACGCCCCTTTATCTGTTTACTGCGCTTTATCGGCGGGCGGATCCTTGGCCTCGATGATCTTGACTCCGAACTCGGCCACATTCTGCGGCGGGTTGGCGAAGACCACGACAAACGGCACCTCGCCGCCGGAGGGGATATTCGTGTTGGAGGTGACGATACCGACCTTGTCCTGCAGCTCCTTGTCGATCTCTTCCATGGTCAGCATCTGGAGCTGGAACAGGGTGAGGGTGTTGCCGATGAGCTGCTTTTTGGTCACCACGGGGAGGCCATTGGCGTCGAACAGCGAGGCTTCGATCCGGATGAGCTCCTTGGGGGTCTTGAAGTTGTTGACCACGGACCCCTGGACCACGAAGAGCTCGCCAACCTTCTCGTTCTCCACGTAGTTCTGCTGGATGTCCTTGAGGGCGAGATCCTTGATGTCGGCCACGGGTGCGGGAGCCTCTGACGCGGGCTTCTGGCCGGCAGCCGGCTTTGGAGCCTTGGGCTGCGCTGGAGCAGGCGCACCGGGCGTCTCCACCAACGAGCCGATGAAGGGAATGGATTTCAAAAGGTCCGGCGCATAGAGATAGGCGATGACGCCGCCGGCAAAGAGCAGGAGAACGGCGAAAACGATGACGGAAGCAATCGGATTGCTCTTCTTCTTTTCCTTTCCCGGCTTCTCCTTCTTGATCTTCTTCTTGACCTTTTTCTTGGTCAGGGACTCTTTGGCGCGCTTCTCGTTCTGGGCGTCGATGTCGAAGAGGTCCTCGTCCACCCCGATGCGGGAGTCGGCCGCCTCGGCCGCCGCGGCAGCCTCCTCGATCTCACTGGCAGGTTCCTCACCCTCGCCACCATCGAGCTCCACAGCCAGATCCTCGGGCACCTCTTTCTTGCCGAAGATGTCCTCGAAGGAGTCTTCGCCCTCCTCCATGTCCACCTCGGCGGGCCCGAACTCCGTCGGGGCCTCGGCCCCCTCTTCCTCCTCACCTTCGAGGTCGCCGAAATCGATGGTCTCGCCGGCCTCTTCCTCTTCGCCAGCCAGATCGCCGAAGTCGATGGTGTCCTCACCTTCGCCGGCAAGATCGCCAAAGTCGACGGCTCCGCCGGGCTCCGAAGCCACGGAGGTCTCGTCCAGGTCATCCAGCCCCTCGATGCCGAGGTCGCCGAAATCGCCGAAGTCTATCTCCTCCTCGTCATTGAAGGACTGGGAGAAGACCTCCTCGTCGGTCGGAGGAATCTGCGCCTCGGGCTCTGGCTCGGGTTGCGGCTCGGGTTCCGGGACCGGCGGCTCGGCCGGCGCTTCCAGATCGGTGGGGCCGATCAGCGGAAACACGTGCTTGCAGACAGAACAGCGGACCTTGGCGCCTTCCTTGGCCTTATCGTCAGGAAGGTTATACTTGGTGGAGCAACTGGGGCATTGAACGATCATGGCCGGGCCGTCTCCAGGCTCTTGCGGATGCGATCTCGCGGGGTCTTACTCGGAAGGTTCGAGCACGTAGAGCGCATCCAGGTTTCTGTATTGTTCGGCGTAGTCCATACCATACCCTACAAGGAAGCCGCCCGGCAA from Oceanidesulfovibrio marinus includes:
- a CDS encoding methyl-accepting chemotaxis protein, which gives rise to MDETEGLLGPEAVPASAKTLDGAAAMLRNSLATASGKERFLLEATTITDSGTPLAIVDQEGGIRLVSRGFADLVDKPISRIQGELITSVLGDDAADILRGDTHGLQVNLQTPARHLRLIIHADWLPTTGQEPMLIISLADAESIAQECKDLQGQQARLLEIGSQISGLAQRVAAAGEQLYASADEQARGAQQQKDQSESVATAMEEMAATVLEVAQNASATSEAADGARRSASEGAQLVGQAVDGIHRVSSHTEKLSTVLDQLGEQSSQIGQIIGVINDIADQTNLLALNAAIEAARAGEAGRGFAVVADEVRKLAEKTMAATKEVEASISTIQSRATEATESMRVTEEQVHQSTELSNRAGQALETILGAIENMVERITQIATAAEQQSAAADEINQSVEEIATIARDSEEGALQTADATKSMTKLAQELLGLAVSLAGNADDQTKFWKSEGQMRGVLPKMMQDFIHEHYGEKISAKVSNALGNPVFLPGVNYPDQVLKQMAHEVGQATNTSTKDVFIAFGKYTVPKFKKMYRRYFKHENLKELYLDMDRVHEQLTKDYPGIQPPRFTYDDKGDTLVMEYTSGRGLFEYFEGIIKGAADFFDKPVSVKITPLTREKARAEIRFL
- the radA gene encoding DNA repair protein RadA; this translates as MAKERTVYVCSSCGARTPQWRGQCPTCREWNTLSETVDRTRTTSSGSGRPPRPAPPPGSGLPGAPVVLGDLSPDISKPEPTGLGGLDRLLGGGLAPGSAVLLGGPPGVGKSTLLLQLAGALAKAGKGVLYISGEESLGQLRGRAERLGALSPGLEALATSRLEDALPALESGEQRLVILDSVQTVASPRTDGLPGSVGQVRAVAAECLELAKVRGFAIVLVGHVTKEGHIAGPKLLEHMVDTVLAMEGDKQNTHRILRVLKNRFGSDRELAVFSMEREGLAEVTDPSTLFLEDRDPSLSGSALAMAVEGNRPFAVEVQALAAKSYLAMPRRTGLGVDVNRLNLLLAVLEKRLSVNLGQWDIYAKTAGGMRMQDPGMDLALVAAVLSSYYDRPLPPAAVFWGELDLNGRIRPVSGHDIRLEQARRLGWKPIFCPMSKKSEQGVIVPETLADLQKRLFGA
- a CDS encoding DUF3426 domain-containing protein, which translates into the protein MIVQCPSCSTKYNLPDDKAKEGAKVRCSVCKHVFPLIGPTDLEAPAEPPVPEPEPQPEPEPEAQIPPTDEEVFSQSFNDEEEIDFGDFGDLGIEGLDDLDETSVASEPGGAVDFGDLAGEGEDTIDFGDLAGEEEEAGETIDFGDLEGEEEEGAEAPTEFGPAEVDMEEGEDSFEDIFGKKEVPEDLAVELDGGEGEEPASEIEEAAAAAEAADSRIGVDEDLFDIDAQNEKRAKESLTKKKVKKKIKKEKPGKEKKKSNPIASVIVFAVLLLFAGGVIAYLYAPDLLKSIPFIGSLVETPGAPAPAQPKAPKPAAGQKPASEAPAPVADIKDLALKDIQQNYVENEKVGELFVVQGSVVNNFKTPKELIRIEASLFDANGLPVVTKKQLIGNTLTLFQLQMLTMEEIDKELQDKVGIVTSNTNIPSGGEVPFVVVFANPPQNVAEFGVKIIEAKDPPADKAQ